In Desulfosudis oleivorans Hxd3, the DNA window GTATGCCTCATTCCTCAGGATTTGCGACGCCTTGAACTTGAACTTTTTACTTTGCCGTCTTTTTGTTGACCTGTTTACGAGTTTCTCTTCATGGCGGCTGCTGGGAGAAACCGTTGCCGTCAGGACCTTTTCTTCTCAAGCTGAAAGATGCCGTAGGTGGCCAGCAGGTTGGGCGCAAACCGGACAAGGGTTCCCGTGTGGGTGGTTCGGCCCGGCGACGTGGCCACTTCATTGACAATGCGGATGCCCATGGCCTGGGCAAATATGCGAAAGTCCCGAATGCTCAGCACCCGGATGTTGGGGGTGTCGTACCACTGGTAGGGAAGCTGCTCGGTAACCGGTGCCCGGCCGGAGAGAAGCATCTGCATTCGAATATTCCAGTGGCCGAAGTTGGGAAAGCTGACAATGGCTTTTTTGCCGATGCGCAGCATGGACCGGATCAGCCGGGCCGGGTCATACACCTGTTGCAGGGTC includes these proteins:
- the metW gene encoding methionine biosynthesis protein MetW; translated protein: MYPPDNSTHKMRFDLAVIASWIAPGSRVMGLGCGEGELLYFLKTQKQVRETGIEIVEERVARCIEKGLCVLQGDINQEVADYPDNAFDYVILSQTLQQVYDPARLIRSMLRIGKKAIVSFPNFGHWNIRMQMLLSGRAPVTEQLPYQWYDTPNIRVLSIRDFRIFAQAMGIRIVNEVATSPGRTTHTGTLVRFAPNLLATYGIFQLEKKRS